Proteins from one Anastrepha obliqua isolate idAnaObli1 chromosome 2, idAnaObli1_1.0, whole genome shotgun sequence genomic window:
- the LOC129237764 gene encoding DNA-directed RNA polymerase III subunit RPC1, translated as MPKEQFREADVIKKISHVQFCISSPEEIQQEAHLRIVSKNLYQGQRQPVPYGVLDKRMGVSTKDATCDTCGQGLNECIGHFGYLDLALPVFHVGHFRATISILQMICKSCSHVMLREQDKRIFEKKLLNPDLSYLAKKSLHGQILGKAKKLAKCPNCDAPSGGVKKGQGLLKILHDPCKGKKPDAVMSDALNELLLATENNRELQQTLTSHNQVEELNPLTVLELFKSIPKSDIPLLGMTSGYASPANLIVTRIFVPPVCIRPSVLSEVKAGTTEDDLTMKQSEILLINDVIQKHMTGGGKIELIQEDWDFLQLHVALYFHSELSGIPLNMAPKKMTRGIVQRLKGKQGRFRGNLSGKRVDFSGRTVISPDPNLMIHQVGVPERVAKILTYPERVNPANIQKMKELVKNGTQKHPGANYVQQRGSTFKKYLAYGNRDKVAHDLMCGDIVERHLCDGDIVLFNRQPSLHKMSIMCHQAKVQPQRTFRFNECACTPYNADFDGDEMNLHLPQTEEARAEALILMGNKSNLITPKNGEILIAATQDFITGGYLLTQKDEFLTKEQAMQLAACFLAGPDANMRIDMPPPAILKPRKLWTGKQIFSLLLRPNTQCPVKANLITKGRNYTSNYDLCVRDSWVIVRNSELICGSMDKSTLGSGTKNCIFYAILRDFGELYATKCMWRLARIASYFIQNRGFSFGISDVTPSNKLLEEKQKLLENGYAKCDEYILEMKKGTLQCQPGCTPEQTLEAVMLRELSSIREQAAKACFRELHPTNSALIMALSGSKGSNINISQMIACVGQQAINGKRVPNGFENRALPHFEKFSAIPAARGFVQNSFYSGLTPTEFFFHTMAGREGLVDTAVKTAETGYLQRRLVKCLEDLVVHYDGSVRNAIGEIVELIYGGDGLDPVFMEVKNKPVDMVRQLNHLRATVSDRKSTPLAASEITPVARKILADDEFTMSRKDFQNEIIAFIEKVAQKIADVQAKYRRHPKLAHEIERFTEEQIRTFMRWVNDKYNRAVTEPGTAVGAVAAQSIGEPGTQMTLKTFHFAGVASMNITQGVPRIVEIINATKTISTPIITAEIENNTNMEFARKVKARIEKTTLGEISSYIEEVYRPDDCFLVIRLDLNRIRVLGLEINAETVRYSICTSKLRIKPALVDVVGASVITVHIDTSKHGATLNAELQRLTISIQNVVVAGLSNISRAVIAIDDARTPSTYKLCIEGAGLRDVMATFGVVGTRTKSNNIWEVYNTLGIEAARTTIMTEITDVMEGHGMSVDHRHIMLLASQMTSRGEVLGITRHGLAKMRESVFNLASFEKTADHLFDAAYFGQIDAVDGVSERIILGMPASIGTGLFKLIHNHEDTALPQVEPPIFQTVTA; from the exons ATGCCGAAAGAGCAGTTTCGCGAAGCAgatgtcataaaaaaaat TTCCCATGTGCAATTTTGCATTAGCAGCCCAGAAGAAATCCAGCAGGAAGCGCATTTACGTATTGTTTCAAAAAACTTGTATCAAGGGCAACGTCAACCTGTTCCTTATGGCGTGCTGGATAAGCGCATG GGTGTAAGCACCAAAGATGCCACCTGTGATACTTGTGGCCAGGGTTTAAATGAGTGTATTGGTCATTTTGGTTACTTGGATCTTGCTTTACCAGTATTTCACGTAGGTCATTTCCGTGcaacaatttcaattttacaGATGATTTGCAAAAGTTGCTCGCATGTAATGCTTCGGGAGCAGGATAAGCGCATATTCGAGAAGAAGCTGCTAAATCCAGACCTGTCGTATTTAGCAAAGAAGTCGTTGCACGGCCAAATTTTAGGTAAAGCAAAAAAACTGGCAAAATGTCCCAACTGTGATGCTCCTAGTGGAGGCGTTAAGAAAGGTCAAGGACTACTAAAGATACTGCATGACCCATGCAAAGGAAAAAAACCAGACGCTGTCATGAGTGATGCGCTAAACGAGTTATTGCTAGCGACAGAAAATAATCGCGAACTTCAACAAACCTTAACATCTCACAACCAAGTAGAGGAACTAAATCCATTAACAGTATTGGAATTGTTTAAAAGTATACCGAAAAGTGATATACCTTTGCTTGGTATGACTTCCGGGTATGCTAGTCCAGCAAATTTAATAGTGACGCGCATTTTTGTACCACCAGTTTGCATACGTCCCTCGGTTTTGTCCGAAGTTAAAGCTGGAAC TACTGAAGACGATTTGACAATGAAACAAAGCGAAATATTGCTCATCAACGATGTTATCCAAAAACATATGACTGGCGGTGGCAAAATCGAACTTATTCAAGAAGATTGGGACTTTTTACAACTACACGTTGCACTGTATTTTCACAGCGAACTCTCTGGTATTCCACTAAATATGGCGCCGAAAAAGATGACACGAGGTATTGTGCAACGCTTAAAGGGCAAACAGGGTCGCTTTCGTGGCAATTTATCTGGCAAACGTGTTGACTTCTCTGGACGCACAGTCATATCACCCGATCCTAACCTAATGATACACCAAGTAGGCGTACCGGAACGCGTCGCCAAAATACTTACCTATCCGGAGCGTGTAAATCCCGCAAATATACAAAAGATGAAAGAGCTCGTGAAAAATGGCACACAGAAACATCCAGGTGCCAATTATGTACAACAACGGGGTTCAACATTCAAAAAGTATCTCGCATACGGTAATCGTGACAAAGTTGCGCATGATCTAATGTGTGGTGACATTGTCGAGCGACATTTATGCGATGGCGATATAGTGCTCTTCAATCGCCAACCCTCATTGCATAAAATGTCTATTATGTGCCATCAGGCTAAGGTGCAACCACAGCGAACATTCCGTTTCAATGAATGCGCATGCACACCGTATAATGCTGATTTCGACGGTGATGAAATGAATTTACATTTGCCACAGACAGAGGAGGCACGTGCGGAAGCACTTATACTCATGGGCAATAAATCCAATTTGATTACACCTAAAAATGGAGAAATACTCATTGCGGCAACACAAGATTTCATTACAGGCGGCTACCTATTGACACAAAAAGACGAATTTCTTACTAAGGAACAGGCTATGCAACTGGCTGCATGCTTTCTAGCTGGACCAGATGCTAATATGCGGATCGATATGCCACCGCCGGCAATATTAAAACCACGAAAACTCTGGACGGGCAAACAAATATTCAGTCTACTCTTGCGTCCTAACACACAATGTCCTGTAAAGGCGAATTTGATAACAAAAGGGCGCAACTACACTAGTAACTACGACTTGTGTGTGCGAGATTCGT gggTCATTGTGCGTAATTCAGAACTCATTTGTGGTTCAATGGATAAGAGCACACTGGGTTCTGGTACGAAAAATTGCATATTCTATGCTATATTGCGGGACTTTGGAGAATTGTACGCCACCAAATGCATGTGGCGTTTAGCGAGG ATCGCTTCATATTTCATACAAAATCGTGGCTTCTCCTTTGGCATCAGCGATGTTACACCAAGCAATAAGCTGCtggaggaaaaacaaaaattattggaaaatggTTATGCTAAATGCGATGAATATATTTTAGAGATGAAAAAGGGTACATTACAATGTCAACCAGGTTGTACACCCGAGCAAACGCTCGAAGCAGTAATGTTGCGTGAGCTCTCATCCATTCGTGAACAGGCAGCTAAAGCTTGCTTCCGTGAGCTGCATCCTACGAATAGTGCACTTATTATGGCGCTGTCCGGTTCGAAAGGCTCCAACATCAATATTTCACAGATGATTGCATGTGTCGGTCAGCAGGCCATTAACGGCAAGCGGGTGCCAAATGGATTTGAGAATCGTGCTTTGCCACATTTCGAGAAATTCT CGGCTATACCGGCAGCCCGTGGATTTGTGCAAAATAGTTTCTACTCTGGTCTGACGCCTAcggaatttttctttcatacaaTGGCTGGTCGTGAAGGTTTGGTCGATACAGCTGTCAAAACAGCCGAGACTGGCTATCTACAGCGCCGATTAGTGAAG TGCCTGGAAGATCTGGTCGTGCATTATGATGGTTCCGTGCGTAATGCCATCGGTGAAATAGTTGAGCTAATCTATGGTGGCGATGGTTTAGATCCAGTTTTTATGGAAGTTAAAAACAAACCAGTAGACATGGTGCGCCAATTAAATCATTTACGAGCTACAGTATCAGATCGCAAAAGCACACCACTAGCAGCGTCTGAAATTACGCCGGTGGCACGTAAAATACTAGCAGATGATGAGTTTACCATGAGTCGAAAAGATTTCCAAAACGAAATTAT TGCTTTCATTGAAAAAGTAGCACAAAAGATCGCGGACGTGCAGGCAAAGTACAGACGACATCCGAAATTGGCGCACGAAATTGAACGCTTCACCGAAGAACAAATTCGCACTTTTATGCGTTGGGTCAATGATAAATACAATCGTGCCGTTACTGAGCCTGGCACGGCTGTGGGTGCCGTAGCTGCGCAAAGTATAGGTGAGCCAGGCACACAAATGACACTGAAGACGTTCCATTTTGCTGGTGTTGCTTCTATGAACATCACACAG GGTGTACCGCGTATTGTTGAAATTAttaatgcaacaaaaacaatttcgaCACCAATCATAACAGCCGAAATTGAAAACAACACGAACATGGAATTTGCGCGTAAAGTGAAGGCGCGCATTGAGAAAACAACGCTGGGAGAG ATCTCATCGTACATTGAGGAAGTATACAGGCCAGATGATTGCTTCTTAGTCATACGTTTGGATTTAAATCGTATTCGGGTTTTAGGTTTAGAAATTAATGCTGAGACTGTGCGTTACTC tATTTGCACCTCAAAATTACGCATAAAACCAGCGCTGGTAGATGTTGTCGGTGCTTCAGTGATCACAGTGCATATTGATACGTCAAAACATGGTGCCACACTCAACGCTGAATTGCAACGTCTCACTATATCTATACAGAATGTcgtcgtagctggtttatcgaATATTTCACGTGCCGTTATCGCAATAGATGACGCGCGCACACCGTCCACTTACAAGCTATGTATTGAGGGCGCTGGTTTGCGCGATGTTATGGCCACGTTTGGCGTTGTGGGCACGCGCACCAAGAGCAACAACATCTGGGAAGTGTACAATACATTAGGCATTGAGGCAGCGCGCACTACCATTATGACTGAAATAACCGATGTGATGGAAGGTCATGGCATGAGCGTGGATCATCGTCATATAATGTTGCTGGCCAGTCAGATGACCTCGCGCGGTGAGGTGTTGGGTATAACGCGACATGGGCTGGCAAAAATGCGAGAGAGTGTATTTAATTTGGCATCG tttgaaaaAACCGCCGATCATCTATTCgatgccgcttactttggccAAATCGATGCCGTGGATGGTGTTTCGGAGCGTATTATTCTAGGCATGCCTGCCTCAATTGGTACTGGActatttaagcttatacacaaCCACGAGGACACCGCATTGCCGCAAGTGGAACCACCAATATTTCAGACCGTTACAGCGTGA
- the LOC129237401 gene encoding probable pyruvate dehydrogenase E1 component subunit alpha, mitochondrial, whose protein sequence is MLRTLSRCSELPIVAKQIQKNAAQAGAQKSNKYATEATVQVHRPFKLHRLEKGPETSVTLTKEDATKYYTQMQTIRRIETAAGNLYKEKIIRGFCHLYSGQEACAVGMKAAMRQQDNIISAYRVHGWTYLMGVPPVGVLAELTGRQSGCALGKGGSMHMYAPNFYGGNGIVGAQVPLGTGVALACKYKGNGGVCLALYGDGAANQGQVFESYNMAALWKLPAIFVCENNNYAMGTSTERGSSNTDYYTRGDVVPGIWVDGMDILAVRSATEFAIEYVNKVGPIVLETNTYRYSGHSMSDPGTSYRTREEIQEVRQKRDPITSFKELCIEMGLMTADEIKEIDTKVRKEIDEATQIAKNDKELPPTALWTDVYSNNLEPKIRGLTSYNITHVSQRKGVNH, encoded by the exons atgttgCGTACACTTTCCCGATGCAGTGAACTGCCAATTGTGGCTAAACAAATCCAAAAA AATGCTGCCCAGGCTGGTGCACAAAAATCGAACAAATACGCAACCGAGGCGACCGTACAAGTACATCGC CCATTCAAGCTACATAGACTCGAAAAAGGTCCCGAAACGAGTGTCACTTTAACCAAAGAAGATGCAACCAAATACTACACGCAAATGCAGACTATTCGTCGCATTGAAACTGCCGCCGGTAATTTGTACAAGGAGAAGATTATTCGTGGTTTCTGTCATTTGTACTCCGGCCAGGAGGCATGTGCTGTAG GCATGAAAGCTGCCATGCGCCAGCAGGATAACATCATTTCAGCTTATCGCGTGCACGGTTGGACCTACTTGATGGGCGTTCCACCAGTAGGTGTGCTAGCTGAGTTGACTGGTCGCCAGAGCGGTTGTGCTTTGGGAAAAGGTGGctctatgcatatgtatgcgccGAACTTCTATGGTGGCAATGGTATTGTGGGTGCGCAG GTACCTCTGGGCACTGGTGTTGCGCTCGCTTGCAAATACAAGGGCAATGGCGGCGTTTGCCTAGCGCTGTACGGTGATGGTGCTGCCAATCAGGGTCAAGTGTTCGAGTCCTATAATATGGCGGCATTGTGGAAATTACCAGCTATTTTcgtttgtgaaaataataactACGCTATGGGTACCAGTACAGAACGTGGCTCCTCGAACACGGACTACTACACACGTGGTGATGTAGTACCCGGTATTTGGGTTGATGGTATGGACATTTTAGCTGTTCGCAGTGCTACCGAGTTCGCCATCGAATATGTGAATAAAGTGGGTCCCATTGTGTTGGAAACGAATACCTATCGTTATTCGGGCCACTCAATGTCCGATCCCGGCACCAGCTATCGTACACGTGAGGAAATACAAGAAGTTCGCCAGAAACGTGATCCCATAACATCGTTCAAAGAATTGTGCATTGAAATGGGACTCATGACGGCGGATGAGATCAAG GAAATCGACACTAAAGTGCGTAAGGAAATCGATGAAGCAACACAAATTGCTAAGAACGACAAAGAGCTGCCGCCAACCGCTTTGTGGACTGATGTTTACTCCAACAATCTGGAACCGAAGATACGCGGCCTTACCTCATATAATATTACGCATGTGTCGCAACGCAAAGGCGTTAACCACTAA
- the LOC129237766 gene encoding brachyurin: MSRKILAFLCLSLLLASAQSYVPDIRLGQIQNRIISGTPASLGQFPWQVILKLDPLDDLLCGGSIIASSWVLTAAHCTYGQTSMFLMFGTIIFDNPNALNMTSTQLYVHPNYNEENLNNDVSLIELPTPLTFSTIIQPIQLVPSSAASYNFIGQVAIIAGFGLTDDEYTDFSNNLLYAQVEIINNSKCLAVFGTSVVLSSTLCAKGENGTDMSICSGDSGGPLITQDSSGTWMQIGINSFVAEDMCTEGYPSGYARLTSFLAYISQVTGINFNST, from the exons ATGAGTCGTAAAATTTTGGCATTCTTATGCCTTTCATTGCTATTGGCGTCTGCGCAAAGTTATGTTCCCGATATCAGGCTTGGGCAGATT CAAAATCGCATTATTTCGGGTACACCTGCCTCGCTTGGCCAATTTCCCTGGCAAGTGATATTAAAATTAGATCCGCTAGATGATTTGCTTTGTGGTGGTTCGATTATAGCATCATCTTGGGTACTCACCGCAGCACATTGCACTTATGGACAAACTTCTATGTTTCTCATGTTTGGCACTATAATATTTGACAATCCTAATGCCCTAAATATGACATCAACACAATTGTACGTCCATCCAAATTACAATGAAGAGAATTTAAATAATGATGTGTCACTGATTGAGCTACCAACACCATTGACATTTAGCACAATTATACAACCAATACAATTGGTACCAAGTTCAGCGGCAAGCTACAATTTCATTGGTCAAGTGGCCATAATCGCTGGCTTTGGTTTAACCGATGATGAATACacggatttttcaaataatctATTATATGCACAAGTAGAAATCATTAATAATAGTAAGTGTTTAGCGGTGTTCGGAACAAGTGTAGTTCTTAGCTCAACATTGTGCGCTAAAGGCGAAAATGGCACTGATATGTCGATATGCAGCGGTGATTCTGGTGGTCCGCTAATAACGCAAGATTCGAGTGGCACGTGGATGCAAATTGGCATAAATTCGTTTGTTGCAGAAGATATGTGTACTGAGGGATACCCGTCGGGTTATGCGCGTTTAACCTCATTCCTGGCTTACATATCGCAAGTGACGGGTATAAATTTCAATAGTACTTAA
- the LOC129237765 gene encoding E3 ubiquitin-protein ligase RMND5A, whose amino-acid sequence MQNADLEALAAVEKELDRVVSKFTDIRENAAAEIADVATLLEELLKVLNKAEQEMTGTINTSTQVDAPSDVDDPMADEAEMQVEMEPAKPRLNECQVKHVLDTLHKANEKLQRLSAEHRDLHGAVSKVGKVIDRNFVSDFTATTRVDALQDEDNLMFLNKVMAKHYCRQGMDDVARLLIKESGMPEEMAQEVFDSESSFAEIYRIWKGIQQQELGPALEWATRYSNELIAKNSTLEFKLHRLAFLQIMSRGIGAQAEGIAYARKNFNKFIDRFEHEIPNLMGCFIYLPMGIDKSPYKHLISPQVWMEASYVFMKDACHTLGISKNSALSVVINAGCTALPALLNIKQVMQSRQVLSIWNARDELPIEIDLDAEYRYHSIFACPILRQQTTEDNPPKRLTCGHVISNDALHKLSNGHILKCPYCPVEQNADDAVRIYF is encoded by the exons ATGCAAAACGCCGATTTGGAGGCCTTGGCCGCCGTAGAAAAAGAGCTGGATCGAGTCGTATCTAAATTTACAGATATACGAGAAAATGCAGCAGCTGAAATCGCCGATGTCGCCACATTGTTGGAAGAATTGCTGAAAGTGCTCAACAAAGCCGAGCAAGAGATGACTGGCACCATAAATACCAGCACACAGGTAGATGCACCTTCTGATGTAGATGACCCAATGGCTGATGAGGCTGAAATGCAAGTGGAAATGGAGC CGGCCAAGCCACGGCTTAACGAGTGCCAAGTCAAACATGTGTTGGACACACTTCACAAAGCCAACGAAAAGCTACAACGACTTTCGGCAGAACACCGTGATTTACACGGTGCCGTCTCAAAAGTGGGCAAAGTTATCGATCGCAACTTCGTTTCCGATTTCACAGCCACAACACGAGTTGATGCGCTACAAGACGAAGACAACTTGATGTTTCTAAATAAAGTAATGGCAAAACATTATTGTCGTCAGGGTATGGATGATGTGGCACGTTTACTTATTAAGGAGTCGGGCATGCCCGAGGAAATGGCACAAGAAGTGTTTGACTCGGAGAGCAGTTTCGCCGAAATCTATCGCATTTGGAAAGGTATACAGCAGCAAGAGTTGGGTCCGGCGCTGGAGTGGGCCACGCGCTATTCTAACGAGTTGATTGCCAAAAACTCTACACTGGAATTCAAATTACACCGTTTAGCATTTTTGCAAATAATGTCGCGCGGTATTGGCGCACAGGCAGAGGGGATTGCTTACGCGCGCaagaattttaacaaatttattgatCGTTTTGaacatgaaataccaaatttaATGGGCTGCTTCATTTACTTGCCCATGGGCATAGACAAGTCGCCGTATAAGCATTTGATCTCACCACAAGTGTGGATGGAGGCATCCTATGTATTTATGAAGGATGCATGCCATACGTTGGGTATCAGCAAAAACTCGGCATTATCGGTTGTCATTAATGCTGGATGTACAGCATTACCGGCGCTACTCAATATCAAACAG GTGATGCAGTCACGTCAAGTGTTAAGCATTTGGAATGCACGCGATGAATTGCCGATAGAGATTGATCTTGATGCAGAGTATCGTTACCATTCAATTTTTGCCTGTCCCATATTGCGACAGCAAACAACGGAAGATAATCCGCCAAAGCGATTGACCTGTGGACATGTCATCTCCAACGATGCATTGCACAAGCTGAGTAATGGTCATATACTCAAATGCCCCTACTGCCCTGTCGAGCAGAATGCCGATGACGCTGTGCGAATCTACTTTTAA